In Methanococcoides sp. LMO-2, a single window of DNA contains:
- a CDS encoding ATP-binding protein has protein sequence MNLKDITLRKRLTMYIVIGTFLVFIASTSVIISTTTSQHEELAYQQSIEIARKHANEFNADQVKYHTASKIIADMISDSLICDRNEANMILREILTKNPEIVGTYVCFEPDAYDGEDIKYANTYGHDSTGRFIPYWNKLDGNITLDPLHDYEELDYYRLPKETGEYVLTEPYWYEDKIIISHSTPIFNEDEFIGIGGVDVTLNGMDSVVSNVTAFNAGYAILSSNQGVILSHPTKKEWIGEKTLYEFNDDIAKMALDIKEGKSGHIETIDPVTGKEVVAFYEPTKEGNYSFILVVPEEDMLEGVVNLRNELISISVIAILFMGLVAFFTANSLSKNIGNILDDFEDISESALKGNFDARAKTETDVDFKQFTKRLNQLLDNLQSSNELNEQMIYVIDHSPVTVFKWKNEKGWPVEVVSGNIKQFGYVANDFISKEIDYADIIHPDDVKRVEETLSKRLEEGIPHFTSQYRIITKNGEHRWVEEQTLLQVDKKTNMKYLLGIIVDITDRKIAQDQIIKAKMAAEAANQTKSEFLANMSHELRTPLNSIIGFSDILIENIPGPTNEKQLKYITNIKNSGEHLLDLINGILDLSKVEAGKMEVLYEEFNFKEVTDEVVMIIKPLALKKNIGLQVNIEPCLSTINADRTKLKQILYNLLSNAIKFTSEKGEIRLLATISYDILRVDVIDNGIGIDPRDIEKLFQPFSQIDSDSSRNYQGTGLGLALVKNFVELHGGSVNIDSKKGSGSTFSFKIPSKGMKDHE, from the coding sequence ATGAATCTAAAAGATATCACATTGAGAAAAAGACTCACAATGTATATTGTTATTGGAACATTCCTTGTTTTCATTGCATCAACTTCAGTTATAATCTCAACCACAACATCACAACATGAAGAACTTGCATATCAACAATCCATAGAAATAGCAAGAAAGCATGCAAATGAGTTCAATGCAGATCAGGTAAAATATCATACCGCGTCAAAGATCATCGCAGACATGATTTCTGATAGCCTTATATGTGACCGAAACGAAGCAAACATGATTCTAAGAGAGATTCTTACAAAGAATCCAGAGATCGTGGGCACATACGTTTGTTTTGAACCTGATGCATACGATGGCGAAGATATAAAATATGCAAACACCTATGGCCATGATTCTACAGGGAGATTCATACCATACTGGAACAAGCTGGATGGAAATATAACCCTTGATCCTTTACACGACTATGAGGAACTTGACTACTACAGATTACCAAAAGAAACGGGAGAGTATGTACTCACCGAGCCATATTGGTATGAAGATAAGATCATTATAAGTCATTCAACACCGATCTTCAATGAGGATGAGTTCATTGGGATAGGTGGTGTTGATGTTACACTTAATGGAATGGACAGCGTTGTAAGTAACGTAACCGCCTTTAATGCAGGATATGCCATATTGAGCAGTAACCAGGGCGTTATTCTTTCGCACCCTACTAAAAAAGAATGGATAGGTGAGAAGACACTCTATGAATTCAATGATGACATCGCTAAAATGGCACTTGATATCAAAGAAGGAAAAAGCGGTCACATTGAAACTATCGATCCGGTTACAGGAAAAGAAGTTGTTGCATTCTACGAACCTACAAAAGAAGGAAATTATTCATTCATACTCGTGGTTCCGGAAGAAGACATGCTCGAAGGTGTTGTGAACCTGAGGAACGAACTTATCTCAATATCAGTAATAGCAATATTGTTCATGGGACTGGTTGCATTCTTCACGGCAAACTCTCTGAGCAAAAACATAGGCAATATTCTTGATGATTTCGAAGACATCTCTGAATCCGCCCTGAAAGGTAATTTTGATGCAAGAGCGAAAACTGAAACCGATGTTGATTTCAAGCAATTTACGAAAAGATTGAATCAGCTGCTTGACAATCTTCAGAGTTCAAATGAACTGAACGAACAGATGATATACGTCATCGACCACAGTCCGGTGACCGTCTTCAAATGGAAGAATGAAAAGGGCTGGCCTGTTGAGGTCGTATCAGGTAACATAAAGCAATTTGGATATGTTGCTAATGATTTCATCTCAAAGGAAATCGATTATGCAGATATAATTCATCCAGATGATGTAAAGAGAGTAGAAGAAACGCTTTCAAAGAGACTTGAAGAAGGCATACCACATTTTACCAGTCAATATCGCATAATAACAAAAAACGGAGAGCACCGTTGGGTTGAAGAACAAACACTTTTGCAGGTCGACAAGAAGACGAACATGAAGTACCTGCTGGGAATTATCGTTGATATCACAGATAGAAAGATCGCACAGGATCAGATAATTAAAGCTAAAATGGCTGCAGAAGCTGCTAATCAGACAAAAAGCGAATTCCTGGCAAATATGAGCCATGAGCTGCGAACGCCACTCAATTCAATAATCGGTTTTTCAGACATATTGATCGAGAATATTCCAGGCCCAACCAACGAAAAACAACTAAAGTACATTACTAACATAAAGAACAGCGGAGAACATCTATTAGACCTGATCAATGGAATTCTTGACCTTTCTAAGGTCGAAGCTGGAAAAATGGAAGTCCTATATGAAGAATTCAACTTCAAAGAAGTGACCGATGAAGTAGTAATGATAATAAAACCACTTGCATTGAAGAAAAATATCGGATTGCAAGTCAATATTGAACCTTGCCTATCAACAATAAATGCAGACAGGACAAAACTCAAACAGATACTTTACAATCTTCTTAGCAATGCGATCAAGTTCACATCTGAAAAAGGAGAAATTCGACTGTTAGCAACAATATCCTACGACATTCTTAGAGTAGATGTTATAGACAACGGAATTGGAATTGATCCTAGAGATATTGAGAAATTATTCCAGCCTTTCAGTCAGATCGATTCAGATAGTTCCAGAAATTACCAGGGAACCGGACTCGGATTGGCCCTTGTGAAGAATTTTGTCGAATTGCATGGCGGAAGTGTCAACATCGACAGCAAGAAAGGATCAGGAAGTACATTCTCATTTAAAATACCTTCCAAAGGAATGAAGGATCATGAATAA
- a CDS encoding BatD family protein produces the protein MFRKALIILLMVFCVFSLTASAYTLDDIEWKSTETATLHWGHSFENGEAKDDSYDTYVIKAEDFSVDGFVSLSLSKDGQIKDIASLGMADSWEYRDEENGQDVKLFIKEIKTNVDQWTGNMEDPTVKVEVYRRGVPEFDIKIETEQNEYDPRSPSNPKEVVTTITVKNKGYAEAEDVEVIVDPAGMELADGDLKTRITSLAKDETAEVIEVELEVPHLWEETDLDIEVTVRAKDINGDIHEDIEDKEITVMPKAELIVTKTITEEIYMDETAYVSVAIRNYGIYSMNSVTIKDTVLSSMELKDSVTLEKTVSFKPGETIEVFSYALKPIKPGTYTSPEVVATYVASNGKTYTYDSEEPKIEINGPYVVLSQSVDKTNVQPGTEVKVTVSTKNEGNRDASTRVSSTDFPEGTTFVSGDTSFDKVLGKGESGSYSYVLKMNDEGTFKLPAATATFIDMESYKGEKISNMPEITVKIPEPEQSESSSSTSNPSSDSTSQPGTESNEEVVEPGFESIFAIAALAGVYIAIRRRR, from the coding sequence ATGTTCAGGAAAGCTTTGATCATATTACTTATGGTATTTTGTGTGTTCTCACTTACGGCATCTGCATACACACTTGATGATATCGAATGGAAATCGACAGAAACAGCCACACTTCACTGGGGACATAGCTTCGAGAACGGGGAAGCAAAAGATGACTCTTATGACACATATGTTATCAAAGCAGAAGATTTTTCAGTTGATGGATTTGTTTCCCTGTCCCTATCAAAAGATGGGCAGATCAAAGATATTGCATCCCTTGGCATGGCTGACAGCTGGGAATACAGGGATGAAGAGAATGGTCAGGATGTAAAACTCTTTATCAAGGAAATTAAGACCAATGTTGACCAGTGGACAGGTAATATGGAAGACCCTACTGTGAAGGTCGAAGTATATAGAAGAGGTGTCCCTGAATTTGACATTAAGATCGAAACGGAACAAAATGAGTACGACCCAAGATCACCAAGCAATCCAAAAGAAGTTGTCACTACAATAACTGTCAAAAATAAAGGATATGCGGAAGCAGAAGATGTTGAGGTCATTGTTGATCCTGCAGGAATGGAGCTTGCCGATGGAGATCTCAAGACCAGAATAACAAGTTTAGCTAAAGATGAGACAGCTGAAGTAATTGAGGTCGAACTTGAAGTACCCCACCTCTGGGAAGAAACTGATCTTGATATTGAAGTAACTGTAAGAGCTAAAGACATCAACGGCGACATACACGAAGACATTGAGGATAAGGAAATAACCGTGATGCCAAAAGCTGAACTAATTGTTACAAAAACAATTACTGAGGAGATCTACATGGATGAGACCGCATATGTCTCGGTAGCTATCCGCAATTATGGCATTTACAGCATGAATTCTGTAACAATAAAAGACACTGTACTTTCCAGTATGGAGCTTAAAGACAGTGTAACACTTGAAAAAACGGTATCATTCAAGCCCGGGGAAACAATTGAAGTATTCTCCTATGCACTAAAGCCTATCAAGCCAGGAACATATACATCACCTGAAGTAGTTGCAACCTATGTCGCTTCTAACGGTAAAACATACACTTATGATTCTGAGGAACCAAAGATAGAGATTAACGGCCCATACGTAGTCCTATCACAGAGCGTGGACAAAACAAACGTACAACCTGGAACAGAAGTTAAGGTCACGGTTTCCACCAAGAACGAAGGTAATAGGGATGCAAGCACCAGAGTATCATCTACTGACTTCCCCGAAGGTACAACCTTTGTAAGCGGTGATACTTCTTTTGACAAAGTACTTGGCAAAGGAGAATCCGGAAGCTATTCCTACGTCTTGAAGATGAACGACGAAGGAACGTTCAAACTGCCAGCAGCAACTGCAACATTCATTGATATGGAAAGCTACAAAGGAGAGAAGATCTCCAATATGCCTGAGATAACGGTCAAGATCCCGGAGCCTGAGCAAAGCGAATCTTCATCAAGTACAAGCAACCCATCCAGTGACAGCACCTCCCAGCCAGGAACAGAATCCAATGAAGAGGTTGTTGAACCAGGCTTTGAATCGATCTTTGCAATTGCCGCACTTGCTGGCGTTTACATCGCAATAAGAAGGAGAAGATAA
- the engB gene encoding GTP-binding protein EngB, whose amino-acid sequence MKKDQSFEKAKFEIILSGRSNVGKSSIIRELTGKKVKVGKRPGVTLKPAHTLRSDLLVTDLPGFGFMSGVKDRKQDIVKDQIVRYIENNADRIKVAVLVTDAVSFVDVVERWESRNEIPIDIEMFDFFNELGFDTIIAINKMDRIKDSEREERLDAIVEKLGLTPPWNQWNYIVAPTSAKKGDIKSLKGLLRKRLHDEKRDDLFKYI is encoded by the coding sequence ATGAAAAAAGACCAGAGCTTTGAAAAAGCCAAGTTCGAGATAATTCTTTCAGGGCGATCAAATGTTGGAAAATCATCCATCATAAGAGAACTGACCGGCAAGAAAGTAAAGGTAGGAAAAAGACCCGGAGTTACCTTAAAACCTGCACACACCCTGCGATCAGACCTGCTGGTGACCGATCTGCCCGGATTCGGTTTCATGAGTGGTGTAAAGGACCGCAAGCAGGATATTGTAAAAGACCAGATCGTGCGCTATATCGAGAACAATGCAGACAGGATCAAGGTCGCAGTCCTTGTAACTGATGCTGTATCATTCGTTGACGTGGTTGAACGCTGGGAGAGCCGCAATGAGATCCCTATTGACATCGAGATGTTCGATTTTTTCAATGAGCTTGGATTTGACACCATCATTGCCATAAATAAAATGGACAGGATAAAAGATTCCGAGCGCGAAGAAAGGCTCGATGCTATCGTTGAAAAGCTTGGACTGACCCCTCCATGGAACCAGTGGAATTACATAGTCGCACCCACCAGTGCAAAAAAGGGAGATATCAAATCACTCAAGGGTCTATTGAGAAAGCGCCTTCATGATGAAAAAAGGGATGACCTTTTTAAGTATATTTGA
- a CDS encoding transcriptional regulator — protein MNLETPCQAVVWDILPAIRAALAMELVKNGISQKEVAKMFGMAPSAVSQYLTKKRGYRIEFDDDVKESIANLALEIQEGKVDNVAAKICEICRYLRRGEGACPADE, from the coding sequence ATGAATCTGGAAACTCCCTGTCAGGCAGTTGTGTGGGATATTCTTCCTGCGATCCGTGCGGCTCTTGCAATGGAACTTGTAAAGAACGGGATCTCACAGAAGGAAGTTGCAAAGATGTTTGGCATGGCCCCATCTGCCGTATCCCAGTACCTGACGAAAAAACGAGGTTACCGCATAGAGTTCGATGACGATGTGAAAGAGTCGATAGCAAATCTCGCTCTTGAGATACAGGAAGGCAAGGTGGACAATGTGGCTGCAAAGATCTGTGAGATCTGCAGGTACTTAAGAAGAGGTGAGGGCGCCTGCCCTGCAGATGAGTGA
- a CDS encoding cysteine desulfurase family protein: MFDKTVYLDNAASTRLDERVLEAMKPYFFDTYAVATSEFGYSMGIESKEGLERSRKVIASALGADANEIVFTSGSTESSNMAIKGVLSALKGKKDDHLIVSRLEDFDVLNTAKMLEKQGYKVDFIDVDSEGVLDLEMLKAAITPQTALVSIQYANQEIGTVQDIKAIADICKEKGVLLHTDATHSFTRLPLDVSQVSVDLVTVSAHTIHGPRGVGALYIREGTPINKWMDGGFQEFDLRAGIENIPGAVGFATAVELVTPEENEQLKAMRDRIIERVQSEISHVTLNGSATSRLPQNANLTFHYVEGESITLHLDMMGFAVSTGSACFSRSLEASHVILGIGGDHERAHGSLRFSFGRFNTMEDADAIIDALKEVVENLRAISPLSADD; this comes from the coding sequence ATGTTCGATAAGACAGTATATCTTGACAATGCTGCCAGTACCCGCCTGGATGAAAGGGTGCTTGAGGCAATGAAACCGTATTTTTTTGATACTTATGCAGTTGCTACTTCCGAGTTTGGTTATTCCATGGGAATTGAATCCAAGGAAGGTCTTGAAAGATCAAGGAAGGTAATTGCATCGGCTCTTGGGGCGGATGCCAATGAGATCGTGTTCACTTCGGGAAGCACCGAATCGAGCAATATGGCCATAAAAGGAGTCCTTTCTGCATTGAAGGGCAAGAAGGATGATCATCTCATCGTATCCCGTCTGGAAGACTTTGATGTGTTGAACACTGCAAAGATGCTTGAGAAACAGGGCTACAAGGTCGATTTCATAGATGTTGACAGTGAAGGTGTCCTTGACCTTGAGATGCTCAAGGCTGCTATCACCCCGCAGACAGCACTGGTATCCATCCAGTATGCAAACCAGGAGATAGGTACTGTACAGGACATCAAGGCAATAGCAGACATCTGTAAGGAAAAGGGTGTATTGCTTCATACTGATGCTACTCATAGTTTTACAAGGCTTCCACTCGATGTAAGCCAGGTCTCTGTTGACCTTGTGACGGTCTCAGCCCATACTATCCATGGCCCGCGTGGTGTTGGTGCACTGTATATTAGAGAAGGCACCCCTATCAACAAGTGGATGGATGGTGGCTTCCAAGAGTTCGACCTGCGTGCGGGTATTGAGAATATCCCGGGTGCCGTGGGTTTTGCAACGGCCGTTGAGCTGGTTACTCCTGAGGAGAACGAACAGCTCAAAGCCATGAGGGATCGCATTATTGAAAGAGTACAGTCCGAGATCTCACATGTCACTCTTAATGGCAGTGCTACCAGCAGGTTGCCACAGAACGCTAACCTGACCTTCCATTATGTCGAAGGTGAATCCATCACATTACATCTGGATATGATGGGATTTGCCGTGAGCACCGGATCAGCATGTTTCAGTCGTTCCCTTGAGGCAAGTCACGTGATCCTTGGTATCGGCGGCGATCACGAGCGGGCCCATGGTTCATTGCGCTTCAGTTTCGGAAGGTTCAACACCATGGAAGATGCAGATGCCATCATTGATGCATTGAAGGAAGTTGTTGAAAATCTCAGGGCTATCAGCCCGCTGTCAGCAGACGATTAA
- a CDS encoding sulfide-dependent adenosine diphosphate thiazole synthase — MNQFAQATEKDITRSIVEEFLGDFLNHIESDVIIVGGGPSGLVAARDLASSGLKTVVLESNNYFGGGFWLGGYLMNKVTVRAPAQKIFDQLGVPYKEVPDIKEGLYVADAPSACSKLISAACDAGAFMLNMNKFDDVVLRDGRVCGAVTNWTPVSALPRAITCVDPVAIETKCVIDATGHDAVVANSLADRGLVDLKGFLGMDVDNSEDAVVNNTSELYPGLVVTGMAAATCFGLSRMGPTFGGMLESGVKAAKIAEEIVRSR, encoded by the coding sequence ATGAATCAATTCGCACAAGCAACTGAAAAAGATATTACTCGTTCGATAGTTGAAGAATTCCTTGGAGATTTCCTTAATCACATTGAAAGTGATGTGATCATTGTTGGCGGCGGTCCAAGTGGTCTTGTAGCAGCACGTGATCTTGCTTCCAGTGGTTTAAAGACCGTTGTACTTGAGAGCAACAATTACTTTGGTGGCGGTTTTTGGCTAGGTGGGTACCTGATGAACAAGGTCACAGTCAGGGCACCTGCCCAGAAAATATTTGACCAGCTAGGGGTTCCTTACAAGGAAGTTCCGGACATAAAGGAAGGTCTCTATGTTGCAGATGCTCCTTCTGCGTGTTCCAAGCTGATCTCAGCTGCCTGTGATGCAGGTGCTTTCATGCTTAACATGAACAAGTTCGATGATGTGGTCCTCAGGGACGGTCGTGTTTGCGGTGCTGTTACGAACTGGACGCCAGTATCAGCCCTTCCACGTGCTATCACCTGTGTTGATCCGGTGGCCATTGAGACAAAATGCGTTATTGATGCGACAGGTCATGATGCAGTTGTAGCTAACTCCCTGGCAGACCGTGGTCTTGTGGACCTTAAAGGCTTCTTAGGAATGGATGTTGATAATTCCGAGGATGCTGTGGTAAACAACACGTCAGAGCTTTACCCGGGACTCGTAGTTACGGGAATGGCTGCAGCTACATGCTTTGGTCTTTCCAGAATGGGTCCTACATTTGGTGGAATGTTGGAGTCCGGTGTAAAAGCTGCAAAGATAGCCGAAGAGATCGTAAGGTCCAGATGA